TTGATATCAGATCTGATGTAATCGTTATCAGGTTCCAGAGGAACTTCCACAAAACCAAGTTTGCGGTACAATGACAAGGCTGGCAGTAAACCTGTATTTGAATACAGTATCACTTTATGGGCTCCGAGCCTAGCTGCTTCTTCGATAACGGCTTTTCCGAGAATGGCTCCGATCCCTTTCCCCTGGGAATTTTCACTCACGGCCATCTTGATCATCTCGTAATCGGTGTCGTTGATTTTTTTCAAACCAACCACTCCAACGGCTGTGTTGTTCTCCAGTGCAATCAGGATAGAGCCTCCTGGTTTGATCACTGTTTCATCCGGGTTCAACAGCACATAATCGTCTGCAGGTTCAATGCGGAAATATTTTTCGATCCAGGCCCTGTTCAGATAATCGAAATCCTTACGGTATTTCGGTTCATACGAAACTACAGTTATGGGTTGCATTTTGTTTAGTTTATTCGTTAAATTTTAGAGTGAAAACCCGCCTCCTATGTGTATTACAGCTTTCACTAATTGATCAAGATCAGATGAGCGTGTACGATGATTGGTGATGGCTACCCTGATCACATATTTCCCGTTGAGGAAAGTATAAGTAGGTGCGGCAATTCCCTTTTCATGCAATTGCATCAGGATCTCTTTGTTGAGAAGATTGAGTTGTTCAGTATCTGTGGTATCGCCAACATACCTGAAGCAAACGATGTTGAGCGATGGTTCCAGCAATAGTTCAAGCGAGGGTTCCTGTTTTATCAAACCGGCCAGGTATTGCGCCTGTCGTATGTTCTGGCGGACGAGCTGCCGGTATTTCTGCATACCGTTCTCTTTCATTACCATCCATACCTTCAGGGCCTTGAAGCCTCTCGATAATTCCATGCCGTAATTGCTGAAAGGGTCCGGGCCGGAAGAAAGACCGCGTTCATGATTCGCCAGGTAGCTGACTGCAATCGCAAATGCTTCGCGATGTGCTGCTGCGTCTTTGATCAGTACGCAGGCCACTTCATAGTTTACGTATAGCCATTTGTGATAGTCGAAGGCTAAGCTGTCCGCCAGTTCGATCCCCTGCAAACGTTGTTGAAACTCGGGTAATATTTTCGGGATAGCCCCGAAAGCGCCGTCCACATGGAACCAGCAGTTATAGGCTTTGGCAATAGCAGAGAGTTCGGTGAGTGGATCGATTGCGCCTGTGTTGACGGTTCCGGCATTGCCGATAATGCAGAATGGAGTGTACCCCGATGCTTTATCGGCGATGATCATTTGCTCTAGTACTTTGAGATCGATGCAATAGTTTTCGTCAACCGGTACTTTCCTGAAGTTGTCGCTTCCGATACCGATCACTTCAATGCCTTTGCTAACGCAGTTATGCGTTTCTGCAGAACCATACACGATCAATTGGGAGGGCATGGACTGCAATCCTTTCTGACGGATGTTGTTGTTGAAATGATTTCTTGCCACGATCATCGCTGTGATATTGGCGAGGGAGCCACCACTCAACAGGATGCCGCTGGCCGTGGCTGGAAAGCCCATCATTTCTTTTGCCCAGTTGATCACCTGACGCTCTACATACATGGGCATATGTTCTCCAATGCTCACATTGGCATTCATGCCGCTCGCCAACATATCGGCCAGCATGCCGGTAATGGTGCCGCCGCCCTGTACCCAACCCCAGAAGCGGGGATGGATATTGTTGGTGTTGAAGGGAAGCACCTGCGTAAAAAAATCTTCGTACACATCGGCTGCTTCCTGCGGAAGCTCCGGCAATGGTTGCTGCATACTGGCAACTGCATATGATGATGGTTTTTTCCAGGCCGGCCTTTGTGCGGCTGATTGAATATAATCGATCATATCATTCAGCATCTGATGACCCAGTGCGCGGATGGAATTCCAGTCCTGCGGATCAAGCGTGGATTCTTCGGGGAGAATGGTTTCTGTTTTCATACACACCGTTTTGGAGTCCCGGGAGGGGAGTAGAAAAGGTTATTGACAGGAACAAAGTTCCAATCAATTTTCGATTGAAAACAGATTCAGTTTTAGAAAAAGTAACTGTATCAGATATGATGCCAGATAAGGATTAATTCATTACTATCCTGTTGGCATCCGGTGATGCAACAATGATACAATCCTGTATTGATGCGCTGTTGAACATCTCCGGTATGGAAGGATCGGGTTGTTGAAAGCTTTTGCCGGCAATGGTAAAGCCCATATTGGCAAACACCAGTAATAGCAGCAGTAGTGATTTCATACCCGGGAGTTGATTGATTTATGAATGAGTGTGCCTGTAAAAATGCGATAGAATACAGGGATTGGCAACTGAACTTCGCTCAACTGTGGCAATAACGTTCTGAGGCGTCAGTGTTTTCAAATGAGGCTGCCGGTAATAAAGGAGACTTTGATATCAGTGCAGGGGACATACCATTTTCAAATCAAAGAGGCTGCTCGATTCTTAATGAGCAGCCTCTTTGATTTGAGAACCTGATGAGACAGGAGATATTTCTTATTCTTCAGTATGTGCCACCGCATTGAGATAGATGCGATCGATAGCATCCTGGTATTTTTCCATGATCACTTTTCTTTTGATGCTGAGCTTGGGCGTTAATTCTCCGGTGTTGATGCTCCACTCGTTCGACAGCAGTTCAAATTTTTTCACCTGCTCAACATGGTTGAAGAATTTATTGAAATTCTCGATGAGGTCTTTGTACAACTGTATCACTTTGGGATGACGGATCAGTTTGTTGTTGTCCATTTCTTCCAGGCCTTCCTTGCGGGCCCAGTCCTTAAGATTGGAGAAAGAAGGAACGATGAGCGCTCCTACGAATTTTCTTTCGGGGCCTACCACCATT
This portion of the Pseudobacter ginsenosidimutans genome encodes:
- a CDS encoding GNAT family N-acetyltransferase encodes the protein MQPITVVSYEPKYRKDFDYLNRAWIEKYFRIEPADDYVLLNPDETVIKPGGSILIALENNTAVGVVGLKKINDTDYEMIKMAVSENSQGKGIGAILGKAVIEEAARLGAHKVILYSNTGLLPALSLYRKLGFVEVPLEPDNDYIRSDIKMELLINNSARSSRDGESPRQEQNAVF
- a CDS encoding pyridoxal phosphate-dependent decarboxylase family protein — translated: MKTETILPEESTLDPQDWNSIRALGHQMLNDMIDYIQSAAQRPAWKKPSSYAVASMQQPLPELPQEAADVYEDFFTQVLPFNTNNIHPRFWGWVQGGGTITGMLADMLASGMNANVSIGEHMPMYVERQVINWAKEMMGFPATASGILLSGGSLANITAMIVARNHFNNNIRQKGLQSMPSQLIVYGSAETHNCVSKGIEVIGIGSDNFRKVPVDENYCIDLKVLEQMIIADKASGYTPFCIIGNAGTVNTGAIDPLTELSAIAKAYNCWFHVDGAFGAIPKILPEFQQRLQGIELADSLAFDYHKWLYVNYEVACVLIKDAAAHREAFAIAVSYLANHERGLSSGPDPFSNYGMELSRGFKALKVWMVMKENGMQKYRQLVRQNIRQAQYLAGLIKQEPSLELLLEPSLNIVCFRYVGDTTDTEQLNLLNKEILMQLHEKGIAAPTYTFLNGKYVIRVAITNHRTRSSDLDQLVKAVIHIGGGFSL